The genomic DNA TAGGCAGGAGGCTTCAGATCCCAGAGGTGGTGCACACACAACCCTCCGCCCAGACATGAGAGGAAAATAATCCTGATCGAGCTGACGGTGCCTTGGGAGGAGGGTTATGACGTAGCCCACGGGAAGCACCGTCCTTCAGGAGCGCAAGGACAAGGCACCGCCGCCTCACAGCGAGGCTGAGGAGGAGTTGGGATGTTCTCCACCTCGTTATCGCGTCCgtttgctgtgttcactggaaaCATGAGACTTCCTGTAtccatttcaaattaaaagcactcGAGCGTTTCAGTGGACAGAAACCTTTCTTCATTCCTCAACaaggcttttattctgaaacatTTGCATGAACATGCTCGTCCAACGGCGACGTCTTCAGATGTTTAGTTTGGTCAAatcaaaaaatatttagtttataatCAGTCCAAAAACTCCAAACTTTAAAGGAGATATGACTAATGTTAGAAATAATACTAGTCTAGTATTGTTCTGTTGAAAACAGGATAACAGACAAAGATTCCTGTTTTGGTAAATGAAGTTATTCTGGTGGATTCCATCATTAAACTTCCAGAGAATAATCGGGTTGGGTTTGGGGATTTTTGTTGACGAGCTGAAACACCCAGCAGCGAAACGTATTTGTCAACAGACAGACGAGGTGAGTCAGAGTTGTGGTGTCCCTCGTGGTTTTTATTTCTCAACAGACTCTTCGGTAAGTCTTCTTCCTCCGTCTTATTTTTGTTCCCAGGGTTTTCCAGTGCAGCAGTACGGCTCTGGAGGGATGTCGGGGTATCCGAACCAGCCTCTGCAGTACCCCGCCGGTCCACAGCAGCGATGCGCCCCCTCGCCCTCTTACCCCTCCAGTCGGATGCCCCTCATGGGACAGTACAGTTCCGGATCACACAACCCAGCACAGTTCCCGCCCGGAGCCGGCCAGCCCAATCCTCCACAGTATTACAAGGTTCCATGAGCTCTTCCTTGATCTGGACATCCCTGAAAATATTCGTTATATCCATCACTGCTTtagtcttttatttgtttctaaCGAGTGTTGTCGGAACGCACAGATCTAATTTCCTCACCGCCGTTGACCTCTTTTGTTCGATGTATCGATGGATCTCTCGCTGAGTGTCGTGTTTCCCGTCTGTTCTCCAGTCAGAGCCGTTCAACGGTCAGGGCAGCCTGCCATCTGGAGGAGCGGGAGGATACAATGCTTTCACACAGGCTGCAGTGAGCGGGGTAAGTCATATAATCACTCAACTCATTCAGACGAGTCCATCATCGACAACACATTGTGAAGTTCTAAACACTCGTCTCGTCCTCGCCGTCTCTCAGCCAGGTCGGGGCGGAGTGATGCCCGGGTATCCCAGCTCTCCGATGGGAGGGAATCCCACGCCTCCGATGACACCCGGGACGTCCATACCTCCCTACCTGTCCCCAGGCCAGGACACAAAACCCCCGTACCTTCCACCGGACATCAAGCCCAACATCAACACCCAGCAGCCCTCCACAGGTGAGGAAGCACGTTTGAAACCTGATTTCAGCCGGGTGCATTTCTCCTGGAGAAACATTAGTTCCAGTATATCCCAatagaataaaagaaacagatgtATTACCCCGGAGCAGGGACTTTATAACGCCGATAAAATCATTCAGGAATTAAATTAACTTCTTGGTTCTTGCAGCACAGTTCCTCAACAAGTTTGGGGAAGTTCCTGCTGTGGAAACGACCTAAAAGCCTCGAAACTCTTGTTCTTTCCCTTCAAGGTAACCCCAGCGACGACCTGCGTCTGACTTTCCCGGTACGAGACGGTGTCGTGTTGGAGCCGTTCAGACTGGAGCACAACCTGGCCGTCAGTAACCACGCCTTCCAGCTCCGAGACTCCGTCTACAAAACGCTCATGTTGAGGTGACGATCTCGTGTTCGGGCGCTCATTCGTCTTTTCAGGGACTCTCATCGTTGGTGTCactaaaagacatttttatgtcCAGGGTGACTTTCcatcaaaaccacaaaacagaCATCACTGAAGTCGCTGCTTTGTgcttcagaacaaacacagctcGTGTCTCTTTGTTGTAAATGTGAAAGACTTTTTAACCACTcagagatttattcattttttctccAAAACACAGCAGTTGTTTGTCGAGTGCTGCAGAAATAAAATCCTAAAACTCGACATTTCTGCACCTCTGGTTCATCTCGGatattttcctctctgtgacatgaaatgtgattttagaAGCAGCACACCTCTCCCTGTTTCctgactgattttaaaaacaccacatgAGGAATGTTTGATAACCCCACCCTGTCCTCTCTCATGGTTTGTGTTGTGTCGCCCCCTGCAGACCAGATCTGGAGCTGCAGTTTAAGTGTTACCACCACGAGGACCGACAGATGAACACTAACTGGCCGGCCTCTGTGCAAGTGAgcatcacttcttcttcttcttcttcttcttcttcacataCTGATTTCAGCTGACGGAAACAGACATGAATATTATTTGTCTCTTGTATCAGGTGAGCGTCAATGCCACTCCTTTGTGCATTGAAAGAGGCGACAACAAAACCTCCCACAAGCCCTTGTACCTAAAACAAGTGTGTCAACCCGGACGTAACACCGTGCAGATCACAGTCACAGCCTGCTGTTGTGTAAGTCGCCTTTAAATGACGCAACAATCCAGCCAATCCTTCATCATGTCCCGTGTTAAACgtgtccctcctctctctctccgcagTCCCACCTGTTCGTGCTGCAGCTGGTCCACCGGCCGTCCGTCAGGTCTGTCCTGCAGGGTCTGATGAAGAAGAGACTCCTGCCGGCCGAGCACTGCATCACCAAGAGTGAGTCGAAAGAAGCTGAAATAAAGATGTGGTATTTGTTGTGATGTgactaaaataaatcacagagagttgaggcggagcagccggaggacatcagagggaaaaccagaaaacatttcctccataaaatatgatccagtttcaccaaaatcagtgaaatagttgctgctgtgtgacttagtgccgtaaaatCGTCACGTAGTTAAACTTTTTCACGtctttttgtttcagtaaaGAGAAACTTCAGCAGCGGCACCATCCCCGGGACTCCTGGCCTGAACGGAGAGGACGGCGTCGAGCAGACGGCGATCAAAGTTTCTCTCAAATGTCCGATCACGTTCAGACGAATCCAGCTGCCGGCCAGAGGCCACGACTGCAGACACATACAGGTGAGGTCTCGTGTACGCGTGCACGTATTCATGCACCTTTCCAGCGCTCACACTGACCGTCTTTGTCTCGCAGTGTTTCGACCTGGAGTCCTATCTGCAGCTTAATTGTGAACGAGGGACGTGGAGATGTCCTGTGTGCAAGTACGTCCTGTATCGACGCCTCATCGCACGTTTCAGATCATCTCGGTGTGAAATCTAACCAGCAGTTTGTTCCTGTCGTTCACAGTAAGACCGCTCTGCTCGAGGGGCTGGAGGTGGACCAGTACATGCTCGGGATTCTTGTCTACATCCAGAAGTAAGTGTTTCTATCTGGACTTCATGTGTTCATCTCTCTGCTTCACGCCCAGTAACCCCTCGTCTCTGCTCTCAGCTCTGACTACGAGGAGATCACCATCGACCCGGTGTGCGGTTGGAGGCCGGTGCCCGTCAAACCGGACCTGCACATAAAGGAGGAGCCCGACGGCCCGGTGCTGAAACGCTGCCGAACGGTCAGCCCGAGTCACATGGTGCTGCCTAACGTGATGGAAATGATCGCCGCTCTGGGCCCGGCGTCGTCCCCCTACCAGGGTCTGACCGCAGGGGGCAGGAACACCCCCGACTACAACCGGCCAGGTAGATTCAGACAGAAAAGCTACGGCTGCTGCTTGATTTGTCCTCCTCAGACGTTGTAGTAAACAAACGAGTCAAAAACAAGAACTTCACACGGCTGAGCTTCAAGTCCTGCTGCTGgacatgaaactaaaatatgtttatacGCTGCAGAAAGTGTTAGAGATTATTAAACCAAATATTCTGTCTGTATGAGACAGTGGACAGTGGACAGGAGGACGAGCATGAAGCTGAGCGACCTCCACTGTGGACgggggcagcaacaaaacatgttgaacatcAAGTGTACAACATTATATCCTTAGTGTTacttaaagtgttttttatttgaggtTCTGATCCAGAGTCAGTAGATGGAGGACGAGCATGAAGCTGAGCGATGGGGCAGCAACTAAATGGATCCAGCCGCCTAAAAAATTAACAGCAGTTTAAGTGTGCTGGGCTCGTGGTCCTGAGCGACGGGAAAATGGAGCAGTGGTCGTACCGGACTGTTGTGGTTCAGTCTTCCAGTCCAAGttacgttccaaccctcacttGTGACCATGAGATCGTGAAATGAGCCGGGCTAAGAGTGAGGAGCTCGGCGTGGAGCCGCTGCTCCTTCGCTTAGCTTCACGCTGCTTCTCCAGGCGTGTACTCTGTATACACTGTGTGTAAtatgtacacatactgtacacagtcACACTTTCTTAGATGGGAGGTGACCCAGAACAGTATTTGAAGCCGCAGAGCAAAGTGAGTACAAACACAGCGtccccatctcctcctccttcatgtcCTCTTCTAGTCCACAGCTGGAGGCCGGTTTGTCCACGCCTCACTGCTCACTGTGACACACGAGGAAACAAAAGTCTGACCTGTTTTTCTGTAACGTTTGTTTGGTGTCGCCCTCGCAGGGAGCCAGGGATTCTCCAGCCAAACCGGGTTCACAGACTTCCCCAACACTCCCGGCACCCCGACACTCGGAGAGTACGCCTCCTCTGGACCGCCGCCTCCACTCCCCTACCAGTCCGAGCAGGTTAGACAcctttaataacacacacacacacacacacacacacacacacaggagtgtgtATTCACGTGGCCTCAGGACCCGTATGTTTTGTGTTGGGCTCACTCAGGACGTTTCCTTAACGCTTGAACGGGCGTCAAAAGACGAGCAGAGTTTGAATAGTCGACAGCCAGAAGGCTCGGCCTCATGAAACTCAAACACACGATGTCACTGACATCTCTGAGCTGATCGTCTTTCAACCAGCAGAGTAATTAATACTGAAGGTCGAGGCTGCTGACCCCGAGCAACTTCCTCCTCCACTCAGAGACGCTACGcgctgaaaagacaaaaaggacgAGAGACGGAAAGTCATCTCACATTGTAACGagtacagacagaaaatgattgaattatattaatgaaatattaatttatattatgAGACAagctttttctgtttatttgggGTAAATTAATTGTTAATcgagtaataaaaataatgaatacttAATAAAAATCTTCAGAATAATTGATTAATAAATTGTTTAGGATTAAAAAATCAGGAATCATTTTAAGTCATGTGACTCACACGTCCATCCGCGGCCCGTTTCAGACATGTCTGAGGACCGGGCCTCGGCTCGGTTCTGTATCGAATAATTTAACGCTGAGgacctcgagctgacaggaagccggacacagaaacagcacagagaagccggtggattttcaaaataaaacaccccatgcaaactgctggtggtaaaaacaaagagacaaaagagaaacaaatgaagcacGCAGCATATTCACACATGTAGAGGCATCTTcagaagaacatgaaccaggaaaattaCAAAATCTGAGCCAGCCAAGAAAGTCTGAGGGAGAAACACTTCTGAAACTGAAGTCGATGTAGGACGAAACAAAACTGCGGCACATACGTGACGGAGGAGTTCGCGTGTAGCCTAGTGTTTAAGtacagaaaaggaggaagatgacaacatttttctctcaactgtgattggagcacataACAAAAAGGGGCGGGGCTTAGGAAGGGTAACTAACAGATCCaaagaaaagaccaaaagcCTGACGtgtcttcttcctgtgtgtggtTAGAGCTCCGTTAAAACACCCGTGAGCTGTAGTTCATTCAAACCTGCATAACTGTGAGGCGTTATTACCTGAATCTGTGTGGTGCTGTTACGTAACACTGTCtgtcttctccttctgtcttgTGAGTTCAGTTAAGAGCCTCTAACCGGCCCTGAAGTAGACAGCACTGCCTGAGCATATATATTCACTCGCATACCGAGCCACTGAAGCACATACCGCCTGTCGCGGGCAGCTGCTCGGCTGTCCGCGGAAGGTTTGTAGAGTAAGATTAAAGTGAGCGTCCTCCGCTGTCACACACttctgctgctctgcctctTCAGAAAAGACCTCGTGCAGAGTGTTAATGTCACTTTACGTTTCCGTAAATTAAAGTTTCTctccttgtgtttgtgtctcttccCGTCGCCATCAGACGTCTCATTCTGGACGAATCGAACACGCCCATaacctcctccagcagcagcagcacagttcAGGCGTTCACGGTAATCAGAGTCTCGGCGACGCCGGCAGCCCGCTGCCGCAGCGGAACGCCAATACCCAGAGTTCCCGGCTGCAGAGCGAAGGCTCCTTCGGGCTGGGAGGCCCGGGAGCACCCGGAGGAGAGGGAGCCGATCATGCACTAGATGTGAGTGGAAGCCTGTCGGTCATGTGTTCAGCTTTATAAGAGCACCTGAAGGTTTAcagcagtggtccccaacccccgatcaatcagtaccgggccgcacaagaattaattagttatttctgttttatttaatacggtcatttcgaaataaaaaaacgtttcaaaataaaagacagctggacttagactgggactataataaagggggacttactacttcatccacagttggtaggagaagaagaaaatattaagtataaatgtaaattacaaaagataattaattgtGCGAGGtagttgttaattatttttgggtTGATCATTTTTAATTGACTCATCGGATTTCATGGGCAACAAGCTACAATGCCTACTACATATTCTCCGCGCTCTTTTGTTATTTGCATTATATCATATCTTTAAGTTGGCAGATAAAGTAGCTGCATTTAAAGCCAAACTGGATTTGTGGGGACGGCGCGTGAACAGAGGCATATTGGACATGTTTCAAACATTAGCGGGGATTTTGTGTGAGACTGAGCCTACGCCCTCACTCACCAAGCTGGTGCACGATCACCTGTCTTCGCTGTTAAAGGAGTTTGAGCGCTACTTCCCAACCTCAACGGACCCACGAACGAACAAGGAATGGGTACGTGACCCATTTGTCAACAAACCAGCTGAATCCAGCATGTCCGTGCAAGAAGAAGACCAACTGCTGGAGATCGCAAATGACGGCGGCCTTAAAACAGTGTTCGAGACAACAACTCTGACGGTGTTCTGGATTAAAGTCATGGCAGAATACCCAGAGATCGCTAACACAGTGCTGAAAACCCTGTTGCCATTTCCAACATCCTATCTGTGTGAAGTGGGGTTTTCTGCAGTGACCCCCACCCCCCCCGGTCCGCATTAAAGTTGTCAAGCattgaccggtccgcagttaggaaaaggttggggaccactggtTTACAGGACAACTTACAAATGACTTGATGTTCATTAGAAAGCTGCTTTCTGGCTGAGAGTTGCATTAGAAGATTAGAAGAAGGTAAAGAGAcgtgaacattttaaagttttatggcGTCTTTTGTTTCCTGGAGTTTCCGCTGGTTTGTTGGGAACTACTTCAAGTTTAGACGTAGAAACTTTGCTCAGTCTCAGAGTGATATGTGGTAAATATgtcgagtatttgttctgattacagtacttatgatcaaaaactaacgAGTAGACAactgtcagcgtcctcttcgctctcttctcctctgccattatgtccatagaggctgctgagcccggctACATTGtcccgcttgcccagctccggttctggcacgacactgctGTACTACCAGTGTTAAACGGCAACATTCCCGCGCTGCTCCGAGCTCGCAGTCCAGGCAGAACacttgagctaacagcagctacagtttacttcactgtcacttttaattaaacgtcttctgtctgtctgccgtcCAGCTTCTTCCCGAGCTGACCAACCCGGACGAGCTGCTGTCCTACCTGGGCCCGCCCGACCTGCCCAACAACAGCAGCGACGACCTGCTGTCTCTGTTCGAGAACAACTGACCGCCTCCAACGTCTTCGTCAGCGACGGTCATCTTCCAGTCCGGCCTCTCGCTCTTCTGTTTGCTGTAGCTCTGCCCTCATTGGTCAGAAGACGGCAACCGTTCTCTGTCGGCACCCactactttatgtgtgtgtgagtgtgtgtgtgtgtgcgagtgtctgtgtgtgcataaatgagtgtatctttgtgtttttttaagtgtcctgCTGTactttaattcattcagtgcagtaaacaggaagaggagggatcACACGTCATGAAGGCACTGACTCTGCAGACCAGCATTTTAAAAACTATAGCACAAAGCAGGCTGAAGgatttaaatatacagtatttaatttatagattttattcACTGACATGGAGATTAATGGAAGCTGGGATGTGTTCAAGGACGCGTTGATACAGCGGTTTcccgacacaaacacacatttctactGTTTTACCTCATGATCCAAATATATAACCATTATCTCTGTTGAGTTTctcataatatttaaatattttaaagtgttcTGGTGTCGTGGAGCAGTCAGGGCTCATTCGCCGtctgctttaaaggtccagtgtgtcagatttatctacagaatatcatatttataacttctcattagtgtttaatcagcTGAGACTTTAACATCTACAAACCTCTTCTATaggtgtttctacagtagcccaggatggacaaactaaacactagctGTAGATGGGGACTGTGGCGCATGTTGGCGACGGGTTTGCAACCAGCAACTTTACCCGTTAGACCCCGTTAAATCCtccacacactggtcctttaagttcACTTTCACAAACGTCTCTGTGCTCCTGATGTGGCCTCCCGGAACCGCTGCATTAAAGGTCgtgatattttacatttctcttcTTGTCAACAACTCTTGACTTAAAAAGAGTTTGGAAAGGTCGCTGTATCTTCGTCAGACGAAAGAGGGGATTTGTTAGGGACTATTTCCCGCGGTGGATGAATCTACGTTTGAGTCAAGTATAACACTTCGTAGTGTAAACAGACAAGAacttgatagagacagctgaagagtaacaggaatgtggagagagatgaggaacgacatgcagcaggtcggattcgaaccctgggctgctaCACGGGGCAGATGTTCCACCAACTGAGCGAATCCCCAGATTATTCTTCTTTACCGAATTGCAACCGTGCAGACGTTATTTGAccaccaaaatataaatattaaacgTGTACAACTTATATTTGTATGTTGTGGTATTCACCTCAACCGcgtcagctccagcagcttcctcggcTACGTAGCGTCCGGCGTTCGAAACCATCCAAACTCATTTTGACATGCGTGAACTCACTTACGGACCTAAAATCCATCAATTTTCTTCCAAAAATCTGGGGTCGGGTCACAATGGCAGCAGGTTTATCAGAGcgttc from Larimichthys crocea isolate SSNF chromosome IX, L_crocea_2.0, whole genome shotgun sequence includes the following:
- the zmiz2 gene encoding zinc finger MIZ domain-containing protein 2 isoform X1, with the translated sequence MNPLNSMKPSLPPNPQSSDGPFLNDPVSWQPGTNQHAGSLSVVTTVWGVTNPTHSQVFGAPMGPGESSGGHMMPGGSPGMGPGMGSQFMGQQSYGEAVSKGYGQPVMYGRPSAAYNPGSAYGGSYPGNSGGAGLGVRPPSDFTQAAAAAVAAAAATATATATATVAAIQEKQNQEMNYGQMGGASSYSTQFLSHSGPRGPPPGMVSSRPGPPPTGGGLYPSHPAQAQKMPQHGGYPGGQQGLKRPFHSEGFPVQQYGSGGMSGYPNQPLQYPAGPQQRCAPSPSYPSSRMPLMGQYSSGSHNPAQFPPGAGQPNPPQYYKSEPFNGQGSLPSGGAGGYNAFTQAAVSGPGRGGVMPGYPSSPMGGNPTPPMTPGTSIPPYLSPGQDTKPPYLPPDIKPNINTQQPSTGNPSDDLRLTFPVRDGVVLEPFRLEHNLAVSNHAFQLRDSVYKTLMLRPDLELQFKCYHHEDRQMNTNWPASVQVSVNATPLCIERGDNKTSHKPLYLKQVCQPGRNTVQITVTACCCSHLFVLQLVHRPSVRSVLQGLMKKRLLPAEHCITKIKRNFSSGTIPGTPGLNGEDGVEQTAIKVSLKCPITFRRIQLPARGHDCRHIQCFDLESYLQLNCERGTWRCPVCNKTALLEGLEVDQYMLGILVYIQNSDYEEITIDPVCGWRPVPVKPDLHIKEEPDGPVLKRCRTVSPSHMVLPNVMEMIAALGPASSPYQGLTAGGRNTPDYNRPGSQGFSSQTGFTDFPNTPGTPTLGEYASSGPPPPLPYQSEQTSHSGRIEHAHNLLQQQQHSSGVHGNQSLGDAGSPLPQRNANTQSSRLQSEGSFGLGGPGAPGGEGADHALDLLPELTNPDELLSYLGPPDLPNNSSDDLLSLFENN
- the zmiz2 gene encoding zinc finger MIZ domain-containing protein 2 isoform X2, producing the protein MNPLNSMKPSLPPNPQSDGPFLNDPVSWQPGTNQHAGSLSVVTTVWGVTNPTHSQVFGAPMGPGESSGGHMMPGGSPGMGPGMGSQFMGQQSYGEAVSKGYGQPVMYGRPSAAYNPGSAYGGSYPGNSGGAGLGVRPPSDFTQAAAAAVAAAAATATATATATVAAIQEKQNQEMNYGQMGGASSYSTQFLSHSGPRGPPPGMVSSRPGPPPTGGGLYPSHPAQAQKMPQHGGYPGGQQGLKRPFHSEGFPVQQYGSGGMSGYPNQPLQYPAGPQQRCAPSPSYPSSRMPLMGQYSSGSHNPAQFPPGAGQPNPPQYYKSEPFNGQGSLPSGGAGGYNAFTQAAVSGPGRGGVMPGYPSSPMGGNPTPPMTPGTSIPPYLSPGQDTKPPYLPPDIKPNINTQQPSTGNPSDDLRLTFPVRDGVVLEPFRLEHNLAVSNHAFQLRDSVYKTLMLRPDLELQFKCYHHEDRQMNTNWPASVQVSVNATPLCIERGDNKTSHKPLYLKQVCQPGRNTVQITVTACCCSHLFVLQLVHRPSVRSVLQGLMKKRLLPAEHCITKIKRNFSSGTIPGTPGLNGEDGVEQTAIKVSLKCPITFRRIQLPARGHDCRHIQCFDLESYLQLNCERGTWRCPVCNKTALLEGLEVDQYMLGILVYIQNSDYEEITIDPVCGWRPVPVKPDLHIKEEPDGPVLKRCRTVSPSHMVLPNVMEMIAALGPASSPYQGLTAGGRNTPDYNRPGSQGFSSQTGFTDFPNTPGTPTLGEYASSGPPPPLPYQSEQTSHSGRIEHAHNLLQQQQHSSGVHGNQSLGDAGSPLPQRNANTQSSRLQSEGSFGLGGPGAPGGEGADHALDLLPELTNPDELLSYLGPPDLPNNSSDDLLSLFENN